The proteins below come from a single Phalacrocorax aristotelis chromosome 24, bGulAri2.1, whole genome shotgun sequence genomic window:
- the LOC142068210 gene encoding disintegrin and metalloproteinase domain-containing protein 2-like — MPVLYKVLSSASAFPGGRGPTDTAGPLLDGQMGLHQALLVLLVLRSPVLAQITVPRPANATGEVVAPQAIASGLYVFLSDDFRIYMSNEKGSIRSDSTHIKGGCHYRGYIDGFPNSAVTLSTCSGLRGLLQFENVSYGIEPLDYSPAFEHFVYRVSNEKAAGSLFATGRREGGPGQLTAEEVIGGHFLFQPLSAAAQSPKYLKVYIVLDKALYNHMGSDTNAATQKIIQVFNLVNNMFNPLNVTIVLSSLELWTEENKISTAGEADDLLQRFLQWKQSYLALWSHDVAYLLVYRDRAAFVGATAPGKACQRDAAGAVAVYQGAVTLESFSVLLAQLLGRSLGVSYDDSRDCRCPGRVCLMSREALHFSGVKAFSNCSIGDFETFLKHDGGTCLFHRPRLTGPSYRRVSVCGNGVVEPGEQCDCGGAEACLKDKCCTKRCRFKPGVKCSSGLCCNECQFKQKNSQCRPAADAQCDLAEFCNGSSASCPPDLYVQDGHGCERGTGYCYKGRCQSPDLQCQRLYGRGSKNAPVACYEELNSQRDRFGHCGFQPRQGYKSCAWRNLRCGKLICTYPYNTPFASAAAAVLYVQVREHLCVSLDYLNAPARLDPLLVPAGTKCGSGKVCINNTCHPHSVLGYDCDSKVKCHGHGVCNNKRHCHCHPGWKPPDCLQKGSRLGGSVDSGLQVMDGGLSVQRALEDVTLAWPVLGSCLLLLLLTTAACLVFLLRRRVLGRRGGGQTPSMEGPAAEEGSDRSEPDPQPDPDTDPEPDPQPDPDTDPDTDPEPEPGPQPGPRRGR, encoded by the exons ATGCCGGTTTTGTACAAGGTGCTCTCGTCTGCCTCTGCTTTCCCGGGCGGGCGGGGCCCAACCGACACGGCAGGGCCGTTACTGGACGGGCAGATGGGGCTGCACCAGgcactgctggtgctgctggtgctgc gcTCGCCAGTGCTGGCCCAGATCACGGTCCCACGGCCTGCGAATGCGACGGGGGAGGTGGTAGCTCCGCAGGCCATCGCTTCAGGGCTCTA TGTCTTTTTATCTGATGACTTCAGGATTTACATGTCTAATGAGAAGGGATCTATACGCTCTGATTCAACCCATATCAAG GGAGGCTGCCACTACCGGGGCTACATCGATGGGTTCCCCAACTCGGCAGTGACCCTCAGCACCTGCTCGGGGCTCAG GGGCTTACTGCAGTTTGAGAACGTCAGCTACGGGATCGAGCCCCTGGATTATTCTCCTGCCTTCGAGCACTTTGTGTATCGCGTGAGCAACGAGAAGGCGGCAGGTTCCCTCTTTGCCACCGGCCGCCGCGAGGGagggccggggcagctgacgGCAGAGGAGGT CATTGGaggccattttctttttcagccgctctcagctgcagcacaaTCTCCCAAATACTTAAAAGTGTACATAGTGTTGGACAAAGCTTTG TACAACCACATGGGTTCAGACACGAATGCTGCGACGCAGAAGATAATCCAGGTCTTCAATCTGGTCAACAAC ATGTTTAACCCGCTTAATGTTACCATCGTGCTGTCCTCCCTGGAGCTGTGGACAGAGGAGAATAAGATATCGACAGCAGGGGAGGCAGATGACCTTCTACAGCGATTTTTACAGTGGAAACAGTCATATCTCGCTCTGTGGTCGCACGACGTAGCTTATCTATTAGT GTACAGGGACCGAGCAGCGTTCGTGGGCGCAACGGCTCCGGGAAAGGCGTGTCAGAGGGACGCTGCCGGCGCGGTGGCCGTG TACCAAGGGGCCGTGACGCTGGAGTCCTTCTCCGTCCTCCTGGCCCAGCTGCTGGGACGCAGCCTGGGCGTGAGCTACGACGACTCCCGCGACTGCCGCTGCCCCGGGCGCGTCTGCCTCATGAGCCGGGAGGCGCT aCATTTCAGCGGGGTAAAAGCCTTTAGCAACTGCAGCATCGGCGACTTTGAAACCTTCCTGAAGCACGACGGAGGCACCTGCCTTTTCCATAGGCCCCGCTTGACCGGACCGTCCTACCGGAGAGTGTCCGTCTGCGGCAACGGCGTCGTGGAGCCCGGCGAGCAGTGCGACTGCGGCGGGGCGGAG GCATGCCTGAAGGATAAATGCTGTACTAAAAGATGTCGGTTTAAGCCAGGAGTGAAATGTTCCTCTGGATTGTGTTGTAATGAATGTCAG TTCAAGCAGAAGAACTCGCAGTGCCGCCCCGCCGCCGATGCGCAGTGTGACCTGGCCGAGTTCTGCAACGGGTCCTCCGCGTCCTGCCCCCCCGACCTGTACGTGCAGGACGGGCACGGCTGTGAGCGCGGCACCGGATACTGCTACAAGGGGCGCTGCCAGTCCCCGGACCTGCAGTGCCAGCGGCTCTACGGGAGAG GTTCAAAAAATGCTCCTGTGGCTTGTTACGAGGAACTCAATAGTCAGCGGGACCGATTTGGACACTGCGGGTTCCAGCCCAGACAAGGCTATAAGTCCTGTGCTTGGAG GAATCTCAGATGTGGGAAGTTGATCTGCACGTACCCGTACAACACTCCGTTCGCgtcagccgccgccgccgttcTTTACGTCCAAGTGCGTGAGCATTTATGTGTATCTCTGGATTATTTGAACGCACCGGCGAGGCTGGATCCTCTTCTGGTGCCGGCAGGTACAAAGTGTGGTTCTGGGAAG GTGTGTATAAACAACACTTGTCACCCACACTCGGTCCTGGGGTATGACTGTGACAGCAAAGTCAAGTGCCACGGCCACGGC GTGTGCAATAACAAGAGGCACTGCCACTGCCACCCTGGCTGGAAGCCCCCTGACTGCCTGCAGAAGGGGTCGCGCTTGGGGGGAAGCGTCGACAGCGGCCTCCAGGTGATGGACGGTG GCCTCTCCGTGCAGCGAGCGCTGGAGGACGTGACGCTGGCCtggccagtgctgggctcctgccttctcctgctcctcctcaccACGGCCGCCTGCCTCGTCTTCCTCCTCCGGCGGCGGGTGCTGggccggcgcggcggggggcaGACCCCGAGCATGGAGGG CCCCGCCGCCGAGGAGGGCAGTGACCGCTCGGAGCCGGACCCGCAGCCAGACCCGGACACGGACCCGGAGCCGGACCCGCAGCCAGACCCGGACACGGACCCGGACACGGAcccggagccggagccggggcCGCAGCCGGGGCCGCGGCGCGGGCGCTAA